In Oryza sativa Japonica Group chromosome 2, ASM3414082v1, the following are encoded in one genomic region:
- the LOC9272212 gene encoding U-box domain-containing protein 33, producing the protein MDSDGEEYDAMWSARCSVSSSAGSLQDAGDQWDEQSLAAGEDKVFVAVDEDVEHGKSTFLWALQNLLHFSMGTKVHCTRMKPEEISEYLMLAKEEAEKNLDEYALIAKSTGKDMKTDCQKVLIDMDDVAKGLEELITLHGITRLVMGAAADQHYSEYGPHLPNGNERTKFQDSPQADGDCIPIMQDMVYLQWPSDMHKKFNRSCPKRQIFMTRDWGRTGYGSLRTDDAISIPEATTLAAIVDDTNKQRSVMHSPQESDSVNFSSPACDPQQEEEEPNLDEDMHDILNEACTRAELLKKEVDGESSKRRKAEMDLLIALQRVQESEKSYLQEVNQRKETERTLARQRLEIDEMKRRHNTLYDELQDTKKQKLLLEQHISEIKSAAKDYVQEITEYFIQESCEEAKKFQKIKMDLLAMLQRVKDVENLNRNEKMQRKDMEEKIARQRMEIEETKRQRDELYHELKDVKEQKLCLERLDSSKETKRRRKAESEMLSALKKVHDLEHQYLNELKRREAVEETFARQKEEIQETKRELNKIRSRHMTEIKAHEEKLAESIRFIQKIQAKYDKTLHERDTAIAESEKLRQMNRDGASMIATTQIADFSFFELRQATQDFDTALKIGTGRFMNVYKGFIRNTAITVMLLHPQGLQGQLEFHQEVVVLSRLRHPNVMMLIGACPEAFGMVYEFLPNGSLEDQLSCKKNTPPLTWKMRTRIIGEICSALTFIHSQKPHPVVHGNLNPMNILLDANFVSKLHVCQLLRKYNTGNNTSGTSSYIDPEFLSTGELAPRCDVYSFGIIILHLLTGKSPQNITTIVEDAMEKRQLHSIMDTSAGSWPFVQANQLAHLGLRCANLSGRHRPDLTGEVWGVIKPLLKDASQNFGCKQAFEALSDDTQAPSYFICPILQEVMTDPHIAADGYTYEANAIRNWLDGGNARSVPLKSQSPSIGVHLLYYLRSQKVDAHERNRILTCRQQAESRRASVDAGGGRRAGGLLSPELHSRLLSDHRAPLLSLLRRRDDELRTKIKYHLLALGWTIASKPNLPGLTPRLRYVSLAGSMHACIAIHKHIYMVLN; encoded by the exons ATGGATAGCGACGGCGAAGAGTACGACGCGATGTGGAGCGCTCGGTGCAGCGTCAGCTCGTCGGCCGGCTCTCTGCAGGACGCCGGCGACCAGTGGGACGAGCAGAGcctggccgccggcgaggacaaGGTGTTCGTGGCCGTCGACGAGGACGTCGAGCACGGCAAGAGCACATTCCTTTGGGCGCTGCAGAACCT tttacatttctcgatgggGACAAAAGTTCACTGTACCAGAATGAAGCCTGAAGAGATCAGCGAGTACCTGATGTTGGCGAAGGAAGAGGCCGAGAAGAACCTAGATGAATATGCTCTGATAGCGAAAAGCACAGGAAAAGATATGAAG ACTGATTGTCAGAAAGTACTAATTGACATGGACGATGTCGCAAAAGGACTCGAGGAACTTATTACCCTTCATGGCATCACCAGGCTTGTCATGGGAGCAGCCGCAGACCAACACTACTCAGAGTATGGACCACATCTGCCTAAT GGAAATGAAAGAACCAAATTCCAAGATAGCCCTCAAGCTGATGGAGACTGCATCCCCATCATGCAAGATATGGTTTACCTGCAATGGCCATCTGATATGCACAAG AAGTTTAACCGATCTTGCCCTAAACGTCAAATATTCATGACCAGAG ATTGGGGAAGGACAGGGTATGGTTCATTAAGGACTGATGATGCAATAAGTATTCCTGAAGCCACAACTCTAGCTGCGATTGTTGACGATACAAACAAACAAAGATCAGTGATGCACTCTCCTCAGGAATCTGACAGTGTCAATTTCTCATCACCAGCTTGTGATCCC caacaagaagaagaagaaccaaATTTAGATGAAGACATGCATGATATACTTAATGAGGCATGCACTCGAGCTGAACTACTCAAGAAAGAAGTTGATGGTGAATCTAGCAAGCGTCGCAAAGCTGAAATGGATCTACTTATAGCTCTTCAGAGA GTTCAAGAGTCAGAAAAATCATATCTACAGGAGGTGAACCAGCGGAAAGAAACTGAGAGGACACTTGCAAGACAGAGGCTGGAGATCGATGAAATGAAAAGGCGACACAATACATTATATGATGAACTACAGGATACAAAGAAACAGAAGCTTCTGCTGGAGCAACATATATCTGAGATTAAATCTGCTGCAAAAGATTATGTACAAGAGATTACTGAATATTTTATACAAGAATCATGTGAGGAAGCCAAGAAATTCCAAAAGATCAAGATGGATCTGCTTGCGATGCTTCAAAGA GTTAAAGATGTGGAGAATTTAAACCGAAATGAAAAGATGCAGAGGAAAGATATGGAGGAAAAGATTGCAAGACAGAGGATGGAGATTGAAGAAACAAAAAGGCAGCGAGATGAATTATACCATGAGTTAAAAGATGTAAAGGAACAGAAGCTCTGTCTGGAACGACTT GATTCATCTAAAGAAActaagaggagaagaaaagctGAGAGCGAGATGCTCTCCGCTCTTAAGAAG GTTCATGACCTGGAGCATCAGTATCTGAATGAGTTGAAAAGGCGGGAAGCGGTGGAGGAGACATTTGCACGGCAAAAAGAGGAAATTCAAGAAACGAAAAGAGAGCTAAACAAGATACGTAGCAGACATATGACAGAGATCAAAGCTCATGAAGAAAAGCTTGCAGAAAGCATCCGCTTTATCCAAAAGATTCAAGCAAAGTATGACAAAACACTACATGAGAGAGACACTGCCATAGCAGAATCTGAAAAATTGCGCCAAATGAACAGGGATGGAGCTTCAATGATAGCAACCACCCAGATCGCCGACTTCTCTTTTTTTGAGCTGCGGCAAGCAACCCAAGACTTTGATACGGCACTCAAGATTGGCACAGGCAGATTTATGAATGTGTACAAAGGGTTCATACGGAACACGGCTATAACTGTAATGTTGCTTCATCCTCAGGGCCTGCAAGGGCAGTTAGAATTCCATCAAGAG GTTGTTGTTCTCAGTAGACTGAGGCATCCTAACGTCATGATGCTAATAGGTGCATGTCCGGAAGCTTTTGGCATGGTGTATGAATTCCTCCCAAATGGGAGCCTCGAGGACCAGCTCTCGTGCAAGAAAAACACACCACCACTGACATGGAAGATGCGTACCAGGATCATTGGGGAGATATGTTCAGCCTTGACCTTCATCCACTCACAGAAGCCTCACCCGGTTGTTCATGGTAATCTGAACCCCATGAACATTCTTCTTGATGCCAACTTTGTAAGCAAGTTGCACGTCTGCCAGCTTCTCAGAAAATACAACACCGGAAATAACACTTCAGGAACATCCTCCTACATTGACCCTGAATTCTTGTCCACCGGAGAACTCGCCCCACGCTGCGACGTGTACTCCTTCGGCATTATCATCCTACATCTACTGACAGGAAAATCACCACAGAACATCACAACAATAGTAGAAGATGCTATGGAGAAAAGGCAGCTGCATTCAATCATGGACACCTCCGCAGGGAGCTGGCCCTTCGTGCAGGCCAACCAGCTTGCGCATCTCGGACTGAGATGCGCCAATTTGAGTGGAAGGCACCGGCCAGATCTCACGGGGGAGGTGTGGGGGGTGATCAAGCCTCTGCTGAAGGATGCTTCCCAGAATTTTGGATGCAAACAAGCATTTGAAGCTCTATCAGATGACACACAAGCACCATCCTACTTTATCTGCCCGATCTTGCAG GAGGTGATGACTGATCCTCACATCGCAGCAGACGGGTACACGTACGAAGCCAATGCCATCAGAAACTGGCTCGACGGCGGCAACGCCAG AAGTGTGCCTCTAAAATCTCAATCACCATCTATCGGCGTGCACCTACTCTACTATCTTAGGTCACAAAAGGTGGATGCTCATGAGCGGAATCGGATCCTTACCT gcCGACAGCAGGCGGAGAGCCGGCGGGCAAGCGTGGAcgcaggcggcgggcggagaGCCGGCGGGCTGCTGTCGCCGGAGCTGCATAGCCGGCTCCTCTCCGACCACCGCGCACCCTtgctctccctcctccgccgccgggacGACGAGCTCCGGACCAAGATCAAGTACCACCTCCTCGCGCTCGGATGGACCATCGCCTCCAAGCCCAACCTCCCTGGCCTCACGCCCAGGCTCCGCTACGTCTCCCTCGCcggaagcatgcatgcatgcatagcaatacacaaacatatatatatggtgcTCAACTAA
- the LOC4330248 gene encoding aquaporin PIP1-1: protein MEGKEEDVRLGANRYSERQPIGTAAQGAGDDKDYKEPPPAPLFEPGELKSWSFYRAGIAEFVATFLFLYITILTVMGVSKSSSKCATVGIQGIAWSFGGMIFALVYCTAGISGGHINPAVTFGLFLARKLSLTRAIFYIVMQCLGAICGAGVVKGFQQGLYMGNGGGANVVASGYTKGDGLGAEIVGTFILVYTVFSATDAKRNARDSHVPILAPLPIGFAVFLVHLATIPITGTGINPARSLGAAIIYNKDHAWNDHWIFWVGPFVGAALAAIYHQVIIRAIPFKSRS from the exons atggaggggaaggaggaggacgtGCGGCTGGGGGCGAACAGGTACTCGGAGAGGCAGCCGATAGGGACGGCGGCGCAGGGCGCCGGGGACGACAAGGACTAcaaggagccgccgccggcgccgctgttCGAGCCAGGGGAGCTCAAGTCGTGGTCTTTCTACCGGGCCGGGATCGCCGAGTTCGTCGccaccttcctcttcctctacATCACCATCCTCACCGTCATGGGGGTCTCCAAGTCCTCCTCCAAGTGCGCCACCGTCGGCATCCAGGGCATCGCCTGGTCCTTCGGAGGCATGATCTTCGCGCTCGTCTACTGCACCGCCGGCATCTCCG GAGGACACATCAACCCAGCAGTTACTTTTGGGCTGTTCTTGGCCAGGAAGCTGTCCCTGACCCGGGCCATCTTCTACATAGTGATGCAATGCCTAGGGGCCATCTGCGGAGCTGGAGTTGTGAAGGGCTTCCAGCAGGGTCTGTACATGGGCAATGGCGGTGGTGCCAATGTAGTTGCCAGTGGCTACACCAAGGGTGACGGTCTTGGTGCTGAGATTGTTGGCACCTTCATCCTGGTCTACACCGTCTTCTCAGCCACTGATGCCAAGAGGAATGCCAGGGACTCACATGTTCCT ATCCTTGCCCCACTGCCAATTGGTTTTGCGGTGTTCCTGGTCCACCTGGCCACCATCCCCATCACCGGTACTGGCATCAACCCAGCCAGGAGCCTTGGCGCTGCCATCATCTACAACAAGGACCATGCCTGGAATGACCAT TGGATCTTCTGGGTTGGTCCCTTCGTTGGCGCTGCCCTGGCTGCCATCTACCACCAGGTGATCATCAGGGCGATCCCATTCAAGAGCAGGTCTtaa